A genomic region of Trifolium pratense cultivar HEN17-A07 linkage group LG3, ARS_RC_1.1, whole genome shotgun sequence contains the following coding sequences:
- the LOC123913655 gene encoding histone H4, which translates to MSGRGKGGKGLGKGGAKRHRKVLRDNIQGITKPAIRRLARRGGVKRISGLIYEETRGVLKIFLENVIRDAVTYTEHARRKTVTAMDVVYALKRQGRTLYGFGG; encoded by the coding sequence ATGTCAGGTCGTGGAAAGGGTGGTAAGGGACTCGGAAAGGGAGGTGCAAAGAGGCACAGAAAGGTTCTTCGTGATAACATCCAAGGAATCACAAAGCCAGCAATTCGTCGATTGGCTCGAAGAGGTGGTGTTAAGAGAATCAGTGGTTTGATCTATGAAGAAACGAGAGGAGTTTTGAAGATCTTCTTGGAGAATGTGATTCGTGATGCAGTTACTTACACAGAGCATGCAAGGAGGAAGACTGTTACCGCCATGGATGTTGTTTATGCTCTTAAGAGACAAGGAAGAACCCTCTATGGATTCGGAGGTTAA
- the LOC123913656 gene encoding histone H4 — protein MSGRGKGGKGLGKGGAKRHRKVLRDNIQGITKPAIRRLARRGGVKRISGLIYEETRGVLKIFLENVIRDAVTYTEHARRKTVTAMDVVYALKRQGRTLYGFGG, from the coding sequence ATGTCAGGTCGTGGAAAGGGTGGTAAGGGACTCGGAAAGGGAGGAGCAAAGAGGCACAGAAAGGTTCTTCGTGATAACATCCAAGGAATCACAAAGCCTGCGATTCGTCGATTGGCTCGAAGAGGTGGTGTTAAGAGAATCAGTGGTTTGATCTATGAAGAAACGAGAGGAGTTTTGAAGATCTTCTTGGAGAATGTGATTCGTGATGCAGTTACTTACACAGAGCATGCAAGGAGGAAGACGGTAACCGCCATGGATGTTGTTTATGCTCTTAAGAGACAAGGAAGAACTCTCTATGGATTTGGAGGTTAA